One Tribolium castaneum strain GA2 chromosome 6, icTriCast1.1, whole genome shotgun sequence genomic window, ttttttgttaaaagtaaataatccTTCAGCTGCTTTATATCCCAATGTATTTCAACAAAGTCACCTTTAATTATGTTGTGATTTAGAACAACAGTTTGTAATTAGTACCTACACTTGGTTTTGAACAGGTATGCATTTTAGTGCTTTGTGTTAAATCTAACAAACTAGGAAGAATAATAGAACAACAGAATGAGGTTGAACAAGAAGTTTAATTAGTTTTCcgcttgtaataaataaagggAACTAGTATTTACTAACATTTTAAACGACTTAAACAACAggcaaatttattatttgccgaattttatctttattattttttaaattctgtcgtaaaaatttgtaactgcCTGTGGTTTTTGCATAATAAAACGGCAGTGCTTAAAATGTTCAAGTgtgttgaaataaatttaaaaaatgtttaacgCCAAAGCTTCAGAAataccaatttatttatttggttttcTAATGATGACGCATAACACCTTCTCTTCTTTCGCTATTTTAGGAAGGAACTATACATGGACTCCATAATAAGTAGGTCTCGACAAGAATATTTAACAGCTCATATAAAAATctattaattgtgtttaagtTTGATAGCACAAACAAAGATTAATAATAGTCAACAGTTGCGACAATAAAGGCTTCCACTCTGTAATAAAATACCCACTTTGAAGTCAATTTGCGATTGAAAAACTCATAACCAGGTGTAAAAAGTAATTTCCTCATACTTTGTTTCTGGCGTCGAAAATATACAGTTTATGCTTTTCTGCAAATAACTCGATGCGAAATTcctaataaatgtaaaaataggttttatttAACGAACTAACTACACTTTGATATAATAGTTACgagtttttcatttaaaacagACATTAGATACAATTGacttttcattattaattGCGGTCGCTCTTTGATAATAAAACCCAAACTCGTGCTTTATTCACCTTGACCCCCACAACCTATCCAACAGCCAAGACATTGTCTCTGTTGTCCCTCCCAAATGGTTTGGAGGCGGAACAGCAGTTCCCCAATGTGCAGTCTGGTCAACGGCGCCAGCACAACCAGTCGCCAAAATGCAGCTCATTTATTTCTTCACACTCTTCTCCTTTGCCGTATCCGAAGACTTGAAGTTGACTATTTTGCACAACAACGACCTGCACAGCCGTTTTGAGGAGACTTCACGCAATTCCGGGACGTGTAAAGACAAGAAAGAGTGCGTTGGAGGATTTGCAAGGACGGCACATGAGATCCGGAGGTTCCGGACGGAGTCCGGAGATAATCCGGTGTTGTTCCTAAATGCCGGGGACACGTATGTGGGGACGGCATGGTTCGCAGTGCATAAGTGGAAGATTTGTGTCGAATTTCTTAATTTGCTTAAACCGGATGTCATGGTAAgggtttaaaattttgcgacTTATCTTTAATTCGAGAGATACAcacttttattgttgtctcatttcgaacaataaaacaataatccTCATTATTACTTAGTTTTTGACGTAACGATGGTTGTGAAATTTGTTGAAAGtaatgacttttattttttttttacttaattattatttttattcaaaataaggTCAAGGCTTTTAGtgggattttttcaattagccAATTCTTGTAATAAGCGTATTTAAAGCAgtggttattatttttgtctaatCAGGTAAAACCGTTATTATTCCAAGGTTAGTAAGTCTACACACTTGTgcgaatttttagttttattgatGGACTATGTGGAGGCAGTTTACATTACATAAAGTTGATAATAATGCGGTTAAAATACGgtcacaaataattaatttaatgaaaattactTATCTATTGCATGAGGTTGATAACAATAAATGATAAGAGAATTgtgccaaatatttttttaaatttggtctGACTGGAATACAAAATTGCTCGTATGAATATTGTTGTTtcgattgtttttttaaaatgctaGATGAGCCATTTAGTTCGATAAGGTATCACCTAATTGTCATAGCAgttggcatttttttaatatgtatttattttagcataaatgtttctatgtgttattaaacgtgttgtttttttacactAAGTTTTATCTtcatgtttttgttttcaatggTCAGGCATTATTCCGTTTAAATACCATAAAGTGTAGTTGaagttaataattataaaaatatgatttGGAATTTCCTGTTTTTCACAATTATTTAGATATATAATATGAGTAGCTATTTATAGTCACATTTTATGATGATGTTTAgccttaataaaaaatactttagacactatttttttaaatcttgtaCAAAAACGACAAGAACatgttttaaaatcaaatatatGCATaggtttctttaattttagtttgtagaaaaatttataaatgataacaaaaatattgaatttatatttgctTTATTGGTTGCCTACATTGAGcccaaaatttcattattgaTTGATAATTAGTCTGAAAATAACATTCGAGATGTGGTTTTCTCAACATAAAATTACGTTGAAACCTAGATTGTGTAAATTTTTCCTAACAATACGCTTTAGCTAAGGTCGTTAATATCTTCTCGAGTTCTTAGAAGTACAAAAAGTCAGttgtttcgattttttgaattttaatttttccactttttgtAGAGATTTTACTCGATTTTCAATACCCGGGACATCTACCAAGTAGTAATTCGGAACTAGTAGACGTTAGAGGAAGCTTTGTTAATAGTTTGAACTTGAAAACGCttcaaaatataacttttttagtAGAATatccaaatttttgttagttgcatcaattaaaaaaacctttCCTTCCAGTCTTTAGGTAACCACGAATTTGATTTTGGCGTCTCATCCCTTGCCCCTTTCGTCAAAAACGCCCAATTCCCCATCGTTGCTGCTAACCTCGACTTCACCAAAGAACCATCTCTcagcgaaataaaaaaatcggtgGTCATCGACATTTCCGGTCGAAAAGTGGGTATCGTCGGTCACCTCACCCCCGATACTCGCATCATGTCTCAACCTGGAGCTGTCGAATTTTTGGACGTGGTCGAATCCGTCAAAAACGAAACCCAAGTTCTTGACGCAGCTGGCGTCAAAATAATCATCGTTTTGGGGCACTCTGGCTACGACATGGACTTGAAAATCGCAGCGGACGTGCCTTTGGCCGACGTTGTCATTGGGGGACACACTAACACATTTTTGTGGAATGGGGCACAGCCTGATTTAGAGAAACCCGAAGACATGTACCCCAAAGTCGTGGTCCAAAAAGGGGGCAAGAAGGTGCCAGTGGTCCAAGCGTACGCTTATGCGAAATATTTGGGGGTTTTGAACGTTACGTTTGATGGGCAAGGCGATTTGGTGGGTTTTCAGGGCCAACCGATTTTTCTCGATAATGGGATAGTGCAAGACCAGGACGTTTTGGATTTGCTGGAGAAATACAGACCGGCTGTTGATGAAATAAATAAGGAAGTTGTGGGGAAATCGGCTGTGGTTCTGGACGCTTCAGCGAATAAATGTCGAGTG contains:
- the LOC663694 gene encoding protein 5NUC, which encodes MQLIYFFTLFSFAVSEDLKLTILHNNDLHSRFEETSRNSGTCKDKKECVGGFARTAHEIRRFRTESGDNPVLFLNAGDTYVGTAWFAVHKWKICVEFLNLLKPDVMSLGNHEFDFGVSSLAPFVKNAQFPIVAANLDFTKEPSLSEIKKSVVIDISGRKVGIVGHLTPDTRIMSQPGAVEFLDVVESVKNETQVLDAAGVKIIIVLGHSGYDMDLKIAADVPLADVVIGGHTNTFLWNGAQPDLEKPEDMYPKVVVQKGGKKVPVVQAYAYAKYLGVLNVTFDGQGDLVGFQGQPIFLDNGIVQDQDVLDLLEKYRPAVDEINKEVVGKSAVVLDASANKCRVVECNIGNLIADSFVYYMAGQYAGPGWTDTPIGLINGGSIRTIIDPSVHGGNITRGELMGTLPFDNQVVSFKLTGSQILKTLEIGARSNGETSKGEFLQFSGLHVVYNMKKPAFERVVSVKVRCGNCSVPLYEPLDPKKTYGVVTASFLTNGGDGHEVLANAPNKKVQDLGDVDTVVWYLKRQTVVYPEEQGRIKFVESEGGNTPSGATRTFGVLALVLTLVTKVVIV